A stretch of Pelagicoccus enzymogenes DNA encodes these proteins:
- a CDS encoding quinone-dependent dihydroorotate dehydrogenase, with the protein MPSFTRSMGAVYKNLLKPLFFKLDPERAHEVTVDSLRVLRAIPGLKGLLGAFNQLPSAAKPVEAFGVKFPNRIGLAAGFDKNAVCWEAFEAFGFGHVEIGTVTHKAQPGNPKPRLFRYPEHDAVLNRMGFNNHGAQFVAARLAGQPGPGERRIPLGVNIGKSKVTPLDKAVEDYLGSFALLADHADYVVVNVSSPNTPDLRKLQEGDRLRELLGELVAANEQREERRSGSRKPILLKIAPDLTEGEVSDIVQILHDLKLDGIIATNTTMAREGPFKDLDQAGGISGAPICDMSTKMIAHIAKLVDGKFPIIGVGGITSPDTAAQKIDAGATLVQVYSGMIFEGPLIGKRVARHLAEKCGDL; encoded by the coding sequence TTGCCTTCTTTTACGCGCAGCATGGGCGCTGTCTACAAGAACCTACTGAAACCACTATTTTTCAAGCTCGACCCCGAGAGGGCTCACGAAGTGACTGTCGACTCCCTAAGGGTGTTGCGCGCGATTCCTGGACTGAAGGGGTTGTTGGGCGCGTTCAACCAGTTGCCGAGCGCGGCTAAACCGGTGGAAGCCTTCGGCGTGAAGTTTCCCAACCGTATTGGCTTGGCAGCCGGCTTCGACAAGAATGCGGTATGCTGGGAGGCCTTTGAGGCCTTTGGTTTCGGGCACGTAGAAATTGGTACGGTGACGCACAAGGCCCAGCCAGGAAATCCGAAGCCTCGGCTTTTTCGCTATCCTGAACATGACGCGGTGCTGAACCGGATGGGCTTCAATAATCATGGAGCCCAGTTCGTGGCGGCTCGTTTGGCGGGGCAGCCTGGTCCTGGGGAACGTCGTATTCCGCTCGGCGTGAATATCGGCAAGTCCAAGGTTACGCCGCTGGACAAAGCGGTCGAAGACTACCTTGGATCCTTCGCCCTTCTGGCGGACCATGCTGATTACGTAGTGGTAAACGTGAGCAGCCCAAATACTCCCGACTTACGCAAGTTGCAGGAAGGGGATCGCCTGAGGGAATTGCTTGGTGAGTTGGTGGCGGCTAACGAGCAACGTGAGGAAAGACGTTCCGGAAGCCGAAAGCCGATTTTGTTGAAGATCGCTCCGGACCTAACGGAAGGAGAAGTCAGCGACATCGTGCAGATATTGCATGACCTGAAACTCGACGGTATTATTGCGACGAATACGACGATGGCTCGCGAAGGCCCATTCAAGGATCTTGATCAGGCTGGCGGCATCAGTGGGGCTCCGATATGCGACATGTCGACCAAGATGATCGCACACATCGCCAAGCTCGTTGACGGAAAATTTCCGATCATAGGCGTTGGCGGTATCACAAGCCCGGATACCGCGGCTCAAAAGATAGATGCCGGCGCCACTCTGGTGCAGGTCTATTCGGGCATGATTTTCGAGGGACCGCTGATCGGGAAGCGGGTGGCTCGCCACCTTGCCGAGAAGTGCGGAGACTTGTAG
- the hemB gene encoding porphobilinogen synthase, translating into MKRFDKTEDFKLDLPRRPRRMRRTASLRAMAQETYVRVEDLIAPLIVKESGEKEPVGSMPGLYRLNIDDLVAECRELASLGVPAVAIFPNMDASLKDALGSEAGNPDTLTLRAVRALKAEVPGLSVITDVALDPYTSHGHDGVLNKDGSYVLNDETVRRLCEMAVLQAEAGVDIVAPSDMMDGRVGAIRKALDDRGFIDTAIMAYSAKFASAYYGPYREAVGSASAAGTTLLGKETYQMNPANRREAIMDALLDEDEGADFVMVKPAGAYLDIIRELRDASQVTVAAYQVSGEYAQIHAAAQLGWLDYEKTRDESLLAIKRAGADVILTYFAKEVARKLKG; encoded by the coding sequence ATGAAGCGTTTCGATAAGACCGAGGATTTCAAGCTGGATTTACCGCGCCGCCCGAGGCGGATGCGTCGTACTGCCTCGTTGAGGGCGATGGCGCAGGAGACTTACGTGAGGGTGGAGGACTTGATTGCCCCCTTGATTGTGAAGGAGTCGGGCGAAAAGGAGCCCGTTGGATCGATGCCGGGCCTGTATCGTTTGAATATCGACGACCTGGTAGCGGAGTGCCGCGAGCTGGCGTCGCTGGGCGTTCCAGCGGTGGCCATTTTTCCCAACATGGATGCGAGCTTGAAGGATGCCTTGGGCTCGGAGGCGGGAAATCCGGATACTTTGACCTTGCGGGCGGTGCGAGCCCTGAAGGCCGAAGTGCCCGGGCTTTCGGTTATCACGGATGTGGCCCTGGATCCTTATACCTCGCACGGGCATGACGGTGTCTTGAACAAGGACGGCAGCTATGTGCTCAATGACGAGACGGTGCGTCGCCTGTGCGAAATGGCGGTGCTGCAGGCGGAAGCGGGCGTGGATATCGTGGCGCCTTCGGACATGATGGACGGACGTGTGGGGGCGATCCGCAAGGCTTTGGACGATCGCGGATTTATCGATACGGCGATCATGGCCTACTCGGCGAAGTTTGCCTCGGCGTACTACGGTCCGTACCGCGAGGCGGTGGGCAGCGCCAGCGCGGCGGGCACGACCTTGCTGGGCAAAGAAACTTATCAGATGAATCCGGCGAATCGTCGGGAGGCGATCATGGACGCCTTGCTGGACGAGGACGAGGGGGCGGATTTCGTGATGGTGAAGCCGGCTGGAGCTTACTTGGACATCATTCGGGAATTGCGGGATGCGTCGCAAGTGACGGTCGCGGCCTACCAGGTTTCGGGTGAGTACGCCCAGATCCATGCGGCGGCCCAGCTCGGTTGGCTCGACTACGAGAAGACGCGTGACGAGTCGCTGCTGGCGATCAAGCGGGCGGGAGCGGACGTGATCCTGACTTACTTTGCGAAGGAAGTGGCGAGGAAGCTGAAGGGGTAG